A genome region from Oryzias latipes chromosome 2, ASM223467v1 includes the following:
- the LOC101157676 gene encoding gap junction gamma-1 protein translates to MSWSFLTRLLDEISNHSTFVGKIWLTVLIIFRIVLTAVGGETIYYDEQSKFVCNTAQPGCENVCYDAFAPLSHVRYWIFQVIMISTPTIMYLGFAIHKIARMGDGDYQQFQNKKRMPVVKRGAARDYEEMEDNGEEDPMILDVIELEKPEKADTNGSVKKHDGRRRILRDGLMKVYICQLLWRSGFEIAFLCGQYILYGFEVIPSYVCTRSPCPHTVDCFVSRPTEKTIFLLVMYAVSFLCLLLTILEILHLGIGGIRDTFRRRAALNARTSRLPSSRSIPTAPPGYHATMKKEKIKELRDLPIGDSGRESFGDEGPSSRELERLRRHLKMAQQHLDLAYQADEGSPSRSSSPEVNTAVQTAAEQNRLNFAQEKQGEASEKGIHA, encoded by the exons ATGAGTTGGAGCTTCCTAACCCGCTTGCTGGACGAGATCTCCAACCACTCCACCTTTGTGGGGAAGATCTGGCTGACGGTGCTCATCATCTTCCGCATCGTGCTGACAGCCGTTGGCGGTGAAACCATCTACTATGACGAGCAAAGTAAATTCGTCTGCAACACAGCCCAGCCAGGTTGCGAGAATGTTTGCTACGATGCCTTTGCGCCGCTCTCGCACGTGCGATACTGGATCTTCCAG GTGATCATGATCAGCACCCCGACCATCATGTACCTGGGATTTGCCATCCACAAGATCGCACGTATGGGCGATGGCGACTACCAGCAATTTCAGAACAAGAAGAGGATGCCGGTGGTGAAGCGAGGGGCAGCGCGAGACTACGAAGAGATGGAGGACAACGGCGAGGAGGACCCCATGATCCTTGATGTGATCGAACTAGAAAAGCCGGAGAAAGCTGATACAAATG GTTCTGTGAAGAAGCACGACGGTCGACGGCGGATTCTCCGTGACGGACTCATGAAAGTCTACATCTGCCAGCTGCTGTGGCGCTCTGGCTTCGAGATCGCCTTCCTTTGCGGACAGTACATCCTGTACGGCTTTGAGGTGATTCCCTCGTACGTGTGCACTCGCTCGCCGTGCCCGCACACCGTGGACTGCTTCGTGTCCAGGCCCACCGAGAAGACCATCTTCCTGCTGGTGATGTACGCTGTCTCgttcctctgcctcctcctcacCATCTTGGAAATCCTCCACTTGGGCATCGGCGGCATACGCGACACCTTCCGCCGACGGGCCGCACTCAACGCGCGCACTTCCCGTCTGCCCTCATCCCGCTCCATACCCACCGCTCCGCCAGGATACCACGCCACCATGAAGAAGGAGAAGATCAAGGAACTGAGAGACTTGCCGATCGGGGACTCTGGGCGTGAGAGCTTTGGGGATGAGGGCCCCTCGTCCAGGGAGCTTGAGCGTTTGAGGAGGCATCTGAAGATGGCGCAGCAGCACCTGGACCTTGCATACCAGGCAGATGAAGGAAGCCCTTCACGCAGCAGCAGCCCGGAGGTCAATACAgctgtgcagacagctgctgagcaGAACCGCCTTAACTTCGCCCAGGAGAAGCAGGGAGAGGCCAGTGAGAAAG gaaTACATGCCTGA